CGCGGACAGCGCGGGTATCAAGAAACGCCTGCTGCTGCTGTTCGCCACCCTGGGCATCGCCATGACCGGCGCGTTTTTCTGGCTCGCCGCGGGTGAGTGGCAGATGGCGGCGCTGTTGTACGTGTTCGCCTCCATCGGGTTCATGGGCGGCAACGTCTTTTACGACTCGCTGCTGGTGAACGTGGCCGAGCAGCGCCACTACGATTTCGTGTCGGCCTTCGGTTACGCGCTGGGCTATCTGGGAGGCGGCTTGCTGTTCGCCTTCTGCGTGGCCATGACCATCAAACCGGCCTGGTTCGGATTGAGCGGGGCAGCGGAGGCCGTGCGTTTGTCCTTTCTGCTCACCGCCGTGTGGTGGGCCCTGTTCTCGCTGCCCGTTCTGCTGTGGGTGCAGGAGCCGAAGCCCCTGACGCGCGGCGGCCTGGTGCGCGAGATCGCCGGCGGTTTCGCCCAGCTGTATCGCACCTTTCACGAGATCCGTCGCCTGCGTGTACTGTCGCTGTTCCTGCTGGCCTACTGGCTGTACATCGACGGCGTGGATACGGTGATCCGTATGGCGGTGGACTACGGCCTGTCGCTGGGCTTCGGAACCAACCAGTTGATTACGGCCCTGCTGATCACACAGTTCGTCGGGTTTCCCGCTGCGGTCGTGTTCGGCCGGCTCGGCGAGCGTTACGGCACCAAGCGCAGTATCGAATTCGGTATTGCGGTGTTTATCGTCGTCACCATACTGGGATCGATGATGCAAAAGACCTGGCACTTTTACGCCATCGCGGTGATCATCGGTCTGGTGCTGGGCGGCGTGCAGTCGCTGAGCCGCTCGTTCTACGCGCGCATGATCCCCGCCGGCAAGTCGGCCGAGTTTTTCGGGTTCTACAACATGCTCGGTAAGTTCGCCGCCGTCATCGGGCCGGCCTTGATGGGCGGCGCGGCCGTGCTCACCGGCGATCAGCGCCTGGCGATCCTGTCTCTGCTGATCCTGTTCGTCGCCGGCGGCGTATTGTTGTACTTTGTGGATGAAC
The sequence above is drawn from the Gammaproteobacteria bacterium genome and encodes:
- a CDS encoding MFS transporter yields the protein MLPTLPRQTWAWAFYDWANSAFATVVIAGFFPVFFREYWSRDVASSEITFHLGLANSAASVAIVVLAPVLGAIADSAGIKKRLLLLFATLGIAMTGAFFWLAAGEWQMAALLYVFASIGFMGGNVFYDSLLVNVAEQRHYDFVSAFGYALGYLGGGLLFAFCVAMTIKPAWFGLSGAAEAVRLSFLLTAVWWALFSLPVLLWVQEPKPLTRGGLVREIAGGFAQLYRTFHEIRRLRVLSLFLLAYWLYIDGVDTVIRMAVDYGLSLGFGTNQLITALLITQFVGFPAAVVFGRLGERYGTKRSIEFGIAVFIVVTILGSMMQKTWHFYAIAVIIGLVLGGVQSLSRSFYARMIPAGKSAEFFGFYNMLGKFAAVIGPALMGGAAVLTGDQRLAILSLLILFVAGGVLLYFVDEQAGIAAAKEL